A portion of the Cloacibacillus sp. genome contains these proteins:
- a CDS encoding DEAD/DEAH box helicase, with the protein MLILHTAFEQDLIYLWGECSFENRRLRSREKEGCRMLPWGAKPPQLRAALRAFGLRGGRKAPAEEAPTVSLLLPARGKFPLPSSPILGEIHDSGEPPALVTYYVEALVLSFTEFTQLLRIIRESGERLSFPGLLFADDLKFMCRALEYAAVLVQRGTYIPDMEPHGDSFVSQWRPIILAKYQDEFSSFAAAMPPVLCAFSAGEPLEAPRSKHAGAMLLLESMTDMLIRSSQQGAADRGRRVNAGNPHEIWLRSLIWQKAPLIKWNEEMASLYPQIRAWADSLKAVTAQPWRLFMRLEEPIGEGERSWTLSWHLQSTQDPSLVIPAERVWSPAEAERGWFEHTQTNPRRYMLQILGHLATRVPYIAESLEVPYPCECHLTIDNLFDFLQNHLPSIMDQGIQVQFPSTWGQISDRPRLSVRANLHDEDSFAPGGRMQLSDMLDVDWSVALGDDILTEEELVMLTELKTPLTNIRGRWVILYRDEVEKITAALKKLPDKIERKEALLSSLRQEHMDAPLSEVTGSPWLANVRSLLLGTEPLEEMAAPEGFAGQLRPYQAKGLAWLARLVRLGMGACLADDMGLGKTVQTLALIRNLRLVGERRPVLLICPTSVMENWRRETERFIPGTKTLIHHGMKRNKKNVFTDEALAETLVISSYSLLYRDNSLFSKVEWAGIILDEAQNIKNPDTCQSRAARSVRADWHIALTGTPVENHVGDMWSIMEFLMPGLMPNRARFSREILRPVQAGEKKAMDRVRRMTAPFILRRLKTDKEIISDLPEKIESKEFCPLSREQATLYSAVTSSLEREIEGTEGIRRKGVVLGAITALKQICDHPLLYLKDKSEIDNRSGKLARLAEIAEEMLAAGDRALIFTQYAEMGELLKKFIQETFGREALFLHGGVPREKRDEMVRRFQEEEEGPPFFVLSLKAGGTGLNLTRANHVVMFDRWWNPAVEQQAVDRAYRIGQQNNVQVHYFCCRGTLEEKIESLIEAKRELANMLVGTGESWLSDLSDSDLHELFSLEREAVDNI; encoded by the coding sequence ATGTTAATTCTCCATACGGCATTTGAACAAGATCTGATTTATCTGTGGGGCGAATGCTCTTTTGAAAACAGGCGGCTGCGGAGCAGGGAAAAAGAGGGGTGCCGCATGCTGCCGTGGGGGGCGAAGCCGCCGCAGCTCCGCGCCGCACTTCGGGCGTTCGGTCTCCGCGGCGGACGCAAAGCCCCCGCGGAGGAGGCTCCTACAGTATCGCTGCTGCTGCCGGCGCGCGGAAAGTTCCCGCTGCCCTCGAGCCCGATACTGGGGGAGATCCACGATTCAGGAGAGCCTCCGGCTCTCGTCACCTATTATGTAGAGGCCCTTGTCCTCAGTTTCACGGAATTTACCCAGCTTCTGCGGATAATCCGCGAGAGCGGCGAACGCCTTTCGTTTCCCGGGCTTCTCTTTGCCGACGATTTGAAATTTATGTGCCGCGCGCTGGAATACGCCGCGGTGCTTGTACAGCGCGGGACCTATATTCCCGATATGGAGCCCCACGGCGACAGCTTCGTCTCCCAGTGGAGACCGATAATCCTCGCTAAATACCAGGACGAATTTTCATCCTTCGCGGCCGCGATGCCGCCGGTGCTCTGTGCCTTTTCGGCGGGTGAACCTCTTGAGGCTCCGCGCTCAAAGCACGCGGGCGCGATGCTGCTGCTCGAATCCATGACCGATATGCTTATTCGCTCTTCACAGCAGGGCGCGGCGGACCGTGGACGCCGGGTCAACGCCGGCAATCCACATGAGATATGGCTGCGCTCGCTGATCTGGCAGAAAGCGCCGCTCATAAAGTGGAACGAGGAGATGGCCTCGCTCTATCCGCAGATTCGCGCCTGGGCCGACTCGCTGAAGGCCGTCACCGCGCAGCCGTGGCGTCTCTTTATGCGTCTTGAGGAGCCGATCGGCGAGGGGGAACGGAGCTGGACCCTCTCTTGGCACCTCCAGTCAACGCAGGACCCGAGCCTGGTGATACCGGCGGAGCGCGTATGGAGCCCGGCGGAGGCCGAACGCGGCTGGTTCGAGCATACGCAGACGAACCCGCGCCGCTATATGCTGCAGATACTGGGGCACCTCGCGACGCGCGTGCCGTACATCGCGGAGAGCCTGGAGGTCCCCTATCCCTGCGAGTGTCATCTTACGATTGATAATTTATTCGACTTTTTACAGAATCATCTGCCCTCGATAATGGACCAGGGCATACAGGTGCAGTTCCCCTCTACCTGGGGACAGATATCAGACCGCCCACGCCTCTCGGTGCGCGCCAACCTCCACGACGAGGACTCCTTCGCGCCGGGCGGCAGGATGCAGCTCTCCGACATGCTTGACGTAGATTGGTCCGTGGCGCTCGGCGACGATATCCTAACCGAAGAGGAGCTGGTGATGCTCACGGAGCTCAAGACTCCGCTCACCAATATCCGCGGCCGCTGGGTGATCCTTTACCGCGACGAAGTGGAGAAGATCACGGCGGCGCTTAAAAAACTTCCCGACAAGATAGAACGGAAAGAGGCGCTCCTCTCCTCGCTGCGGCAGGAGCATATGGACGCGCCGCTCTCAGAGGTGACGGGTTCGCCATGGCTCGCTAACGTCCGTTCGCTGCTTCTCGGTACGGAACCGCTTGAAGAGATGGCGGCTCCGGAGGGCTTCGCCGGGCAGCTGCGCCCCTATCAGGCGAAGGGGCTGGCCTGGCTCGCGCGGCTTGTGCGGCTTGGAATGGGCGCCTGCCTCGCCGACGACATGGGGCTGGGCAAGACCGTGCAGACCCTGGCCCTCATCAGGAACCTGCGGCTTGTGGGTGAGCGCCGCCCCGTACTGCTTATCTGCCCCACCTCGGTTATGGAAAACTGGCGGCGGGAAACTGAGCGCTTCATTCCCGGGACAAAGACCCTCATACACCACGGCATGAAGCGGAACAAAAAGAATGTATTCACCGACGAAGCCCTCGCGGAGACGCTCGTCATCTCCTCATACTCGCTGCTTTACCGCGACAATTCGCTGTTTTCAAAGGTGGAATGGGCGGGGATAATCCTCGATGAGGCCCAGAATATCAAGAACCCGGACACCTGCCAGTCGCGCGCCGCGCGTTCTGTCCGCGCCGACTGGCACATCGCGCTGACGGGCACGCCCGTGGAGAATCATGTCGGCGACATGTGGTCGATAATGGAATTTCTCATGCCCGGCCTCATGCCGAACCGCGCGCGTTTCTCGCGCGAGATACTGCGCCCCGTGCAGGCGGGGGAGAAGAAGGCGATGGACAGGGTACGGCGCATGACCGCCCCCTTCATCCTGCGCCGCCTGAAGACCGATAAAGAGATCATCAGCGACCTGCCGGAGAAGATCGAGAGCAAAGAGTTCTGCCCGCTCTCGCGCGAGCAGGCGACGCTCTACAGCGCCGTCACCTCCTCGCTTGAACGCGAGATCGAGGGCACGGAGGGCATCAGGCGCAAGGGGGTCGTGCTCGGCGCGATTACGGCGCTGAAGCAGATCTGCGACCATCCGCTGCTGTATTTGAAGGATAAATCAGAGATCGACAACCGTTCGGGGAAGCTCGCGCGCCTCGCGGAGATCGCGGAAGAGATGCTTGCCGCGGGAGACCGCGCGCTTATCTTTACGCAGTATGCCGAAATGGGTGAACTGCTCAAAAAATTCATCCAGGAGACCTTCGGCCGCGAGGCGCTCTTCCTGCATGGCGGCGTGCCGCGTGAAAAGCGAGACGAGATGGTGCGGCGCTTCCAGGAGGAGGAAGAGGGACCTCCCTTCTTCGTCCTCTCGCTCAAGGCGGGAGGCACGGGGCTGAACCTCACGCGCGCCAACCACGTCGTCATGTTCGACCGCTGGTGGAATCCCGCCGTGGAACAGCAGGCCGTCGACCGCGCATACCGCATCGGACAGCAGAACAACGTACAGGTGCATTATTTCTGCTGCCGAGGCACGCTGGAGGAAAAGATCGAATCGCTGATCGAGGCGAAGCGGGAACTTGCCAATATGCTTGTCGGCACCGGTGAGAGCTGGCTCTCCGATCTCAGCGACAGCGACCTGCACGAGCTCTTCTCGCTGGAGAGAGAGGCGGTGGACAACATATGA
- a CDS encoding ATP-binding protein yields MILYPAVSVSAAAKTVRVAFPLQEGFSEFDDKGMIGGYNYDYLEKLAEFNNWKCEYIKIDDASFERRVNKSFRMLSSGEADIVGTAMYRPGLEKRFSYPKSSYGTVYTTFSALEDDYRKKDLNNFLSSHLRIATLKLSEYRRRELAMFLPRGVYDYEIVECSDTAEQIAALKHNRADVMMDISIHSHKGLVEVARFAPWPIFLVVNSERRDILEELDEGMRKISAAFPNYQNVLYEKYFGKRRNEFSINDKERAYIKKAAAVKVLCIEKGAPYVFKDSDGVLRGMSVELLKVFSKAIGLRLELVSAPPTGDIQKLAASGEYTVIAGIKSAIDIVKGGGCVTTLPFSNVEDVNFVSDGYFDRDKKIKTMAVLRSSRLDGELTDGCEIKYYDDIEAALRAVERKEADFGIGNSRTVDFYVSQNRFNVKVIPSQNKFSNIGFVVCGDENLPLLAMLNRYIEAIDNNELYNITLDSFTYSEKNSLVLFARQNPLAATVIFMIFGGLTASGLLLWFFHHREMERNLVLERANAAKSDFLSRMSHDMRTPMNAIIGLSEFAGGERDPEEMRHSLDSINNAGKYLLSLINDTLDMSKIDSNIMTLVPVKFTFEELLDEINNIILPQARTKGITFDCDVDADRSQIYSADKTRIEQILVNLLNNAVKFTPERGRVLFAFKTAEGNGGRVWLTAKVKDDGIGITPEFQKKMFEPFSLDVERQGGATGGTGLGLSIVKRLVELMGGTLDCESAVGKGTEFTVKIPLAATGERRLSHERTPQKEQADDADLSGIRVLLADDHKLNILVAKKLLERKNIIIDIAENGREALDKFRAAAPGFYDAILMDIRMPVMDGLEATRLIRAEERGDAKKIPIIAMSANAFDEDVRLSLEVGMDAHLSKPVEPQVLYETLERFAGRKKRPS; encoded by the coding sequence TTGATCCTATATCCCGCCGTTTCCGTGTCCGCCGCAGCGAAGACGGTACGTGTCGCCTTTCCGCTGCAGGAGGGCTTTTCCGAGTTCGACGACAAGGGGATGATCGGCGGGTACAACTATGATTACCTCGAAAAGCTGGCGGAATTCAATAACTGGAAATGTGAATACATCAAAATAGACGACGCGTCATTTGAGAGGCGGGTCAATAAATCATTCCGTATGCTCTCCTCGGGAGAGGCGGACATTGTCGGCACCGCCATGTACAGGCCGGGGCTGGAAAAGCGTTTTTCCTATCCAAAGTCCTCCTACGGCACCGTTTACACCACCTTCAGCGCGCTGGAAGACGACTATCGTAAAAAAGACCTGAACAATTTTCTCTCCAGCCATCTGCGGATAGCGACGCTGAAGCTGTCGGAATACAGGCGCCGGGAGCTGGCAATGTTCCTGCCGCGCGGCGTCTACGATTATGAGATCGTCGAATGCTCCGATACCGCGGAACAGATAGCGGCTCTTAAACACAACAGGGCGGACGTGATGATGGATATTTCCATCCATTCCCACAAGGGGCTTGTCGAAGTCGCCCGCTTCGCTCCGTGGCCCATCTTTCTGGTTGTAAACAGCGAGCGCCGCGATATCCTTGAGGAGCTTGACGAGGGGATGCGGAAGATATCCGCCGCTTTCCCCAATTATCAGAATGTCCTTTATGAAAAATATTTTGGAAAGCGGCGCAACGAATTTTCAATCAACGACAAAGAACGCGCCTATATAAAAAAGGCCGCGGCGGTCAAGGTGCTCTGCATCGAAAAGGGAGCTCCCTATGTTTTTAAGGATTCCGACGGAGTCCTGCGCGGTATGTCGGTGGAGCTGCTGAAGGTATTCTCTAAAGCGATCGGGCTACGGCTGGAGCTTGTCTCCGCCCCTCCTACGGGCGATATCCAGAAGCTGGCCGCCTCGGGAGAATATACCGTGATCGCCGGAATAAAGTCTGCCATAGATATAGTCAAGGGCGGCGGATGCGTCACCACCCTGCCCTTCTCCAACGTGGAAGATGTGAACTTTGTAAGCGACGGTTACTTTGACAGGGATAAAAAAATCAAAACGATGGCGGTCCTGCGCAGCTCGCGGCTGGACGGCGAGCTGACCGACGGGTGTGAGATAAAATACTATGACGACATCGAAGCGGCCCTCAGGGCGGTGGAGCGCAAAGAGGCTGACTTCGGCATCGGAAACAGCCGGACGGTGGACTTTTATGTTTCACAGAACAGGTTTAACGTGAAGGTGATCCCCAGCCAGAATAAATTTTCCAATATCGGCTTTGTAGTCTGCGGTGATGAGAACCTGCCGCTCCTTGCGATGCTTAACAGGTATATTGAGGCGATCGATAACAACGAGCTCTATAATATCACGCTGGACAGCTTCACATATTCGGAGAAGAACTCGCTGGTACTCTTTGCCCGGCAAAATCCGCTGGCGGCGACCGTGATCTTTATGATCTTCGGAGGGTTGACGGCCTCGGGGCTGCTGCTGTGGTTCTTTCATCACCGGGAGATGGAACGCAATCTCGTGCTGGAACGCGCGAATGCCGCGAAGAGCGACTTCCTCTCGCGTATGAGCCACGATATGCGCACGCCGATGAACGCCATCATCGGCCTCTCGGAGTTTGCCGGCGGCGAAAGAGATCCGGAAGAGATGCGGCACAGTCTGGATAGTATCAACAACGCGGGAAAATACCTTCTTTCACTCATAAACGATACCCTTGATATGAGCAAGATCGACAGTAATATAATGACGCTCGTCCCCGTAAAGTTCACCTTCGAGGAGCTGCTTGACGAGATAAACAACATCATCCTGCCGCAGGCGCGGACTAAGGGCATAACTTTTGACTGCGATGTAGACGCCGACAGGAGCCAAATCTACAGCGCGGACAAGACGAGGATAGAGCAGATACTGGTCAACCTGCTTAACAACGCCGTAAAATTCACGCCGGAGAGGGGGCGTGTCCTTTTCGCTTTCAAAACGGCGGAGGGGAACGGCGGCAGGGTGTGGCTCACCGCGAAGGTGAAGGACGACGGTATCGGCATCACGCCGGAGTTCCAGAAAAAGATGTTCGAGCCATTTTCACTTGACGTGGAGCGTCAGGGCGGAGCGACAGGCGGTACCGGGCTGGGACTGTCGATAGTGAAGAGGCTTGTGGAACTGATGGGCGGCACGTTGGACTGCGAAAGCGCCGTTGGAAAGGGCACCGAATTTACCGTGAAAATTCCCCTTGCCGCGACGGGGGAACGGCGTCTTTCCCATGAGCGGACGCCGCAGAAAGAGCAGGCGGATGACGCTGATCTCTCCGGTATCAGAGTGCTGCTGGCCGACGACCATAAACTCAACATTTTGGTGGCGAAAAAGCTGCTTGAAAGAAAAAATATCATCATCGATATCGCGGAAAACGGCCGCGAGGCCCTCGATAAATTCCGTGCCGCCGCTCCTGGTTTCTACGACGCCATCCTCATGGATATCAGGATGCCCGTGATGGACGGCCTGGAGGCGACGCGGCTGATTCGCGCCGAAGAGCGCGGCGACGCGAAGAAGATTCCCATCATCGCCATGAGCGCCAACGCCTTCGACGAGGACGTGCGCCTCAGTCTGGAGGTCGGCATGGACGCCCATCTCTCCAAACCGGTGGAGCCGCAGGTGCTCTATGAGACGTTGGAGAGATTCGCCGGACGGAAGAAACGGCCCTCCTAG
- a CDS encoding SWIM zinc finger family protein, whose product MMSSFEREEKFYKYRKPRETKCGIKSRTARGHVYGSNWWSRRWVEVMERCIDSGRLARGKSYARKGQVVNIQLEPGLVTAFVQGSRKTPYQIRFGFETVSSEARELILFRFRESAALAAKLLAGEMPEEIETIFKEAGTPLFPTREALRRFKCTCPDDASPCKHIIAVLLILGEELEDDPFLLLKLRGLDKESLINLLTLENAQEGELAEESGADYEWVSEGELSGGAEAAEMSSVIHDEEPSAGEDWFRGGEFSCERVEQEGRRAAALDVMNDFPFWRGEHPFRQTLAPFYEHAAVYACEILTGEKKKPVGRPRKLI is encoded by the coding sequence ATGATGTCTTCATTTGAACGCGAAGAAAAATTTTATAAGTATAGAAAGCCGCGTGAGACAAAGTGCGGGATCAAGTCGCGCACGGCGCGCGGCCACGTCTACGGCTCGAACTGGTGGTCGCGCCGCTGGGTCGAGGTCATGGAACGGTGTATCGACTCCGGCAGGCTCGCGCGCGGCAAGAGCTACGCCCGCAAGGGACAGGTCGTCAACATCCAGTTGGAGCCGGGGCTGGTGACGGCCTTTGTGCAAGGCTCGCGTAAGACGCCCTATCAGATACGCTTCGGCTTCGAGACGGTCTCATCGGAGGCCCGCGAGCTGATACTCTTCCGTTTCCGGGAGAGCGCCGCTTTGGCCGCGAAGCTGCTGGCGGGGGAGATGCCGGAAGAGATCGAGACGATCTTCAAGGAGGCGGGGACGCCGCTGTTCCCGACGCGGGAGGCGCTGCGCCGTTTCAAGTGCACCTGTCCCGACGACGCCTCGCCCTGTAAACATATAATCGCGGTTCTCCTGATACTTGGCGAGGAGCTCGAAGACGATCCCTTCCTGCTGCTGAAACTGCGCGGCCTGGATAAAGAGTCGCTTATAAACCTGCTGACCCTTGAGAACGCCCAGGAGGGCGAACTTGCGGAAGAGTCCGGCGCGGACTACGAGTGGGTATCTGAGGGCGAGCTTTCGGGGGGAGCGGAGGCGGCGGAGATGAGCTCCGTCATCCACGACGAAGAGCCCTCTGCCGGCGAAGACTGGTTCCGCGGCGGCGAGTTCTCCTGCGAGCGCGTGGAGCAGGAGGGCCGCCGCGCCGCCGCGCTCGACGTGATGAACGACTTCCCCTTCTGGCGCGGCGAACATCCCTTCCGCCAGACACTGGCTCCCTTCTACGAACACGCCGCGGTATATGCCTGCGAAATACTGACGGGAGAAAAGAAAAAACCGGTCGGCAGGCCGCGGAAACTGATATAA